The proteins below come from a single Micromonospora citrea genomic window:
- a CDS encoding TetR/AcrR family transcriptional regulator, producing MAETLRRAPLSRDRILHAAVALADEAGIESLSMRNLAQDLGVVPMALYKHVANKDELLDGMIDVVVGEIDPPAADADWKHTLRRRVLSARQVLRRHPWAPLAIESRNMATPAILSYLDSTVGTLLAGGFSTDLAHHVMHAMGSRILGFSQELFDASRRAGRSGGTDPGPPAALPAEVAARFPRLAEIAAAASHDDESVVGQGCDDQFEFEFALDLLLDGIERLHRQGWTSSRRPG from the coding sequence ATGGCCGAGACGCTGCGCCGGGCACCGCTGAGCAGGGACCGGATCCTGCACGCGGCCGTGGCGCTCGCCGACGAGGCCGGGATCGAGTCCCTCAGCATGCGCAACCTCGCCCAGGATCTGGGTGTCGTGCCGATGGCCCTCTACAAGCACGTGGCCAACAAGGACGAGCTGCTCGACGGCATGATCGACGTGGTCGTCGGCGAGATCGACCCGCCCGCCGCCGACGCCGACTGGAAGCACACCCTCCGCCGGCGCGTCCTCTCGGCGCGGCAGGTGCTGCGGCGCCACCCCTGGGCGCCGCTCGCGATCGAGTCGCGGAACATGGCGACGCCGGCCATCCTCTCCTACCTCGACTCGACGGTCGGCACGCTCCTGGCCGGCGGGTTCTCCACCGATCTCGCACACCACGTGATGCACGCGATGGGCAGTCGGATCCTGGGCTTCAGTCAGGAGTTGTTCGACGCGTCCCGGCGCGCCGGCCGGTCCGGCGGGACCGATCCCGGTCCTCCGGCGGCCCTGCCGGCGGAGGTCGCCGCCCGGTTCCCGCGCCTCGCCGAGATCGCCGCCGCGGCGTCCCACGACGACGAGTCGGTCGTGGGGCAGGGCTGCGACGACCAGTTCGAGTTCGAGTTCGCGCTGGACCTGCTGCTGGACGGCATCGAACGGCTGCACCGCCAGGGCTGGACGTCGTCGC
- a CDS encoding NAD(P)-dependent alcohol dehydrogenase: MKAIVQDRYGPPETLALADVPTPAPAADEVLVRVEAAALNAYDWHAMRGDPRLARLTMGLSRPRARIRGRDFAGRVEAVGAHVRRLRPGDPVFGDLGDANGAFAEYVCVPETTVAPMPANLTPQQAAALPLAGTTALTGLCDVGRVGAGDRVLVNGASGGVGTLAVQLAKALGATVTGVCSTRNVDLVHSLGADHVVDYTREDFARDTRRHDVVFDLVGNRSLTALRRALTPTGTLVLSGGGVYRGGSLIGPVWLLARGRLMAPLARHRIVTLTATPDRQHLDTLRAHAEAGRLTPVIDRTYPLHEVPRAIRYLEAEHARAKVVITV, encoded by the coding sequence ATGAAGGCGATCGTCCAGGACCGGTACGGCCCGCCGGAGACCCTCGCACTCGCGGACGTCCCCACGCCGGCGCCCGCCGCCGACGAGGTGCTCGTGCGGGTCGAGGCGGCGGCGCTGAACGCGTACGACTGGCATGCCATGCGGGGCGACCCCCGACTCGCCCGGCTGACGATGGGCCTGTCGAGGCCCCGGGCCCGCATCCGCGGCCGCGACTTCGCCGGCCGGGTCGAGGCCGTCGGCGCCCACGTCCGACGACTGCGCCCGGGCGACCCCGTCTTCGGCGACCTCGGCGACGCCAACGGCGCCTTCGCCGAGTACGTGTGCGTGCCCGAGACCACGGTCGCGCCGATGCCGGCGAACCTGACACCGCAGCAGGCCGCCGCCCTGCCGTTGGCCGGCACCACCGCACTGACGGGACTGTGCGACGTCGGGCGGGTCGGGGCTGGGGACCGCGTCCTCGTCAACGGCGCCTCCGGCGGCGTCGGCACCCTGGCGGTGCAACTGGCCAAGGCGCTCGGCGCGACCGTGACCGGGGTGTGCAGCACCCGCAACGTCGACCTGGTCCACTCCCTCGGCGCCGACCACGTCGTCGACTACACCCGCGAGGACTTCGCCCGCGACACGCGCCGCCACGACGTCGTGTTCGACCTCGTCGGCAACCGTTCCCTCACCGCGCTCCGGCGGGCGCTGACCCCGACCGGGACGCTGGTGCTCTCCGGCGGCGGCGTGTACCGCGGCGGCAGCCTCATCGGACCGGTCTGGCTGCTCGCACGCGGCCGGCTGATGGCGCCCCTCGCCCGGCACCGCATCGTCACCCTCACGGCGACACCCGACCGGCAGCACCTCGACACGCTTCGCGCCCACGCCGAGGCCGGCCGGCTCACCCCGGTCATCGACCGGACCTATCCGCTCCACGAGGTGCCTCGGGCCATCCGCTACCTCGAAGCCGAACACGCACGGGCGAAGGTGGTCATCACCGTCTGA
- a CDS encoding winged helix DNA-binding domain-containing protein, producing the protein MSTLDRRALNRALLARQLLLRRHDMPVTDALEHLVGLQAQEPLEPYVGLWSRLAGFQPPALAELLVSRRAVRTLLMRRTLHLVTARDCLALRPVHQAMLVKRMWSTLRRMLPGVDLDELAKLGRPVFEERPRMLTEAAREIADRWPGVEPRWLGDALSTLVPLVQVPPRGVWGQRGAAHNTTVEAWLGRPLEPESPATVDALVLRYLAAHGPAAAADIRAWSGLSGLRESVQRLRPRLRTFRDERGRELLDVPDGALPDPETPAPPRFLPAFDNAVLGYDDRSRVIDDEHRGLSVTGARFLLVDGRVAGTWAVTADDGAATLRITPLRALTTGERDAVVAEGEDMLGMFQPEPRRGDRVLIADA; encoded by the coding sequence ATGAGCACGCTCGACCGCCGCGCCCTCAACCGGGCGCTCCTGGCCCGCCAGCTCCTGCTGCGGCGGCACGACATGCCGGTCACCGACGCCCTCGAGCACCTCGTGGGGTTGCAGGCGCAGGAGCCGCTGGAGCCGTACGTCGGGTTGTGGAGCCGTCTGGCCGGCTTCCAGCCGCCGGCACTGGCCGAGCTGCTGGTGAGCCGGCGGGCGGTCCGCACGCTGCTGATGCGTCGCACCCTTCACCTGGTCACCGCCCGCGACTGTCTCGCCCTGCGGCCGGTGCACCAGGCGATGCTGGTCAAACGCATGTGGTCCACGCTGCGTCGGATGCTGCCCGGCGTCGACCTCGACGAGCTGGCGAAACTGGGCCGGCCGGTGTTCGAGGAGCGGCCGCGGATGCTGACCGAGGCGGCCCGCGAGATCGCCGACCGCTGGCCGGGAGTGGAGCCGCGCTGGCTCGGCGACGCGCTCAGCACACTGGTGCCGCTCGTGCAGGTGCCACCCCGCGGCGTCTGGGGCCAGCGCGGCGCCGCGCACAACACGACGGTCGAGGCGTGGTTGGGCCGCCCGTTGGAACCCGAGTCGCCGGCCACCGTCGACGCGCTGGTCCTGCGCTACCTCGCCGCTCACGGCCCGGCGGCCGCCGCCGACATCCGTGCCTGGTCGGGGCTGAGCGGGCTGCGGGAGTCCGTCCAACGGTTGCGCCCGCGGCTGCGGACCTTCCGCGACGAACGCGGCCGCGAGCTGCTCGACGTGCCCGACGGCGCGCTGCCCGACCCCGAGACCCCGGCGCCGCCGCGATTCCTGCCGGCTTTCGACAACGCGGTGCTCGGCTACGACGACCGCAGTCGCGTCATCGACGACGAGCATCGCGGGCTGAGCGTCACGGGCGCCCGCTTCCTGCTGGTCGACGGCCGGGTCGCGGGCACCTGGGCGGTCACCGCCGACGACGGCGCCGCGACGTTGCGGATCACGCCGCTGCGCGCGCTGACGACGGGCGAACGCGACGCCGTCGTCGCCGAGGGCGAGGACATGCTGGGCATGTTCCAGCCGGAGCCGCGCCGCGGCGACCGCGTCCTGATCGCCGACGCCTGA
- a CDS encoding nucleotidyl transferase AbiEii/AbiGii toxin family protein, with protein MRHVLTAVAASDWGRHLVLRGSVTMAAWVGDAAREPGDLDFVVTPHTITSDSADARALLDEIRTAVRATPGAGLRPDAITESAIWTYERADGRRPVIPFSAPQAPDGHVQVDITVDQALVRQLMRPELGAEADTFTAETVLSRQVDWTNCTDEYPGVTGTAEQWSRRLALALDRAWA; from the coding sequence ATGCGCCACGTCCTGACGGCCGTCGCCGCGAGCGACTGGGGTCGGCACCTGGTCCTGCGGGGCAGCGTCACGATGGCGGCCTGGGTCGGCGACGCCGCCCGCGAGCCGGGCGACCTCGACTTCGTCGTCACCCCGCACACCATCACCAGCGACAGCGCCGACGCCCGGGCGCTGCTCGACGAGATCAGGACCGCCGTCCGCGCCACGCCCGGCGCCGGCCTGCGACCAGACGCGATCACCGAGTCCGCCATCTGGACGTACGAACGAGCGGACGGACGCCGCCCCGTCATCCCGTTCAGCGCGCCGCAGGCGCCGGACGGCCACGTGCAGGTCGACATCACCGTCGACCAGGCCCTCGTCCGGCAGCTCATGAGGCCGGAACTCGGCGCCGAAGCCGACACGTTCACCGCCGAGACCGTGCTGTCCCGGCAGGTCGACTGGACCAACTGCACCGACGAGTATCCCGGCGTCACGGGCACCGCCGAGCAGTGGAGCAGGCGGCTGGCGCTCGCCCTCGACCGCGCCTGGGCCTGA
- a CDS encoding YcxB family protein: protein MRISMLVPYDEKQLRRTLHFVLRPQLRPLRVMGWVLIVLGVALVALKPSAPLAYGVLVLGLLFVVAIPPITVAQSVRMQSDVIRDGLHITLDDEWLTLTYPLAESRFRWSGLGRVVETSEVWYVMFGKLQAIMIPKAPMTEEERATFAAFVGGLHPAAR from the coding sequence ATGCGGATCTCCATGCTGGTCCCCTACGACGAGAAACAGCTGCGGCGGACGCTCCACTTCGTCCTCCGGCCGCAGCTGAGACCCCTCCGCGTCATGGGCTGGGTGCTGATCGTCCTCGGCGTCGCCCTGGTGGCCCTGAAGCCGTCGGCGCCGCTCGCCTACGGTGTCCTGGTCCTCGGGCTGCTGTTCGTGGTGGCGATCCCGCCGATCACGGTGGCGCAGTCGGTGCGTATGCAGTCCGACGTCATCAGGGACGGGCTGCACATCACGTTGGACGACGAGTGGCTCACCCTGACCTACCCGCTTGCCGAGTCGCGGTTCCGGTGGAGCGGTCTCGGCCGCGTCGTCGAGACGTCCGAGGTCTGGTACGTCATGTTCGGCAAGCTTCAGGCGATCATGATTCCGAAGGCGCCGATGACCGAGGAGGAGCGGGCCACGTTCGCCGCGTTCGTCGGCGGCCTGCACCCCGCCGCCAGGTGA
- a CDS encoding MerR family transcriptional regulator, translating to MLTIGELASYAGVTVRAVRHYHAKGLLPEPERDHSGYRRYDAGAVVQLIKIRTLAEAGVPLARVGELLRADEEQFAAAVADIDRRLREQIRQRQRHRERIARLASGDSLALPPEVVGYLDRLRALGVDERIVRVERDGWILLAAHSPERVSEWMERKREQITDPQLIDFFHTLSEALDRTDDDPRLVELADRLAAYVTRMADERGEDYVDDTDIEPPLAGLMDRLAFEAVPPARRLIELLRARGWSGWTELKRVDPAPDPAGKRHR from the coding sequence ATGCTGACCATCGGTGAGCTGGCGTCGTACGCCGGAGTGACGGTGCGCGCGGTGCGGCACTACCACGCCAAGGGGCTGCTGCCGGAGCCGGAGCGGGACCACTCCGGCTACCGCAGGTACGACGCCGGAGCCGTGGTGCAGCTGATCAAGATCCGCACCCTCGCCGAGGCCGGGGTTCCGCTGGCCCGCGTCGGGGAGCTGCTGCGGGCCGACGAGGAGCAGTTCGCGGCGGCGGTCGCGGACATCGACAGGCGGCTGCGGGAGCAGATCCGGCAGCGGCAGCGGCACCGGGAGCGGATCGCCCGGCTCGCCTCCGGGGACAGCCTGGCGCTGCCCCCGGAGGTGGTCGGGTATCTCGACCGGCTGCGCGCGCTCGGCGTCGACGAGCGGATCGTCCGCGTCGAGCGCGACGGCTGGATCCTGCTGGCCGCGCACTCGCCCGAGCGGGTTTCGGAGTGGATGGAACGCAAGCGCGAGCAGATCACCGACCCGCAGCTCATCGACTTCTTCCACACTCTTAGCGAGGCGCTGGACCGCACCGACGACGACCCCCGGCTGGTGGAACTCGCCGACCGACTGGCGGCCTACGTCACGCGAATGGCCGACGAGCGGGGTGAGGACTACGTCGACGACACCGACATCGAGCCGCCGCTGGCCGGGCTGATGGACAGGCTGGCGTTCGAGGCGGTACCGCCGGCCCGTCGGTTGATCGAGCTGTTGCGGGCGCGGGGCTGGAGCGGCTGGACCGAACTCAAACGGGTGGACCCGGCACCGGATCCGGCCGGGAAGCGACACCGATGA
- a CDS encoding alpha/beta fold hydrolase produces MTTKTGATEVAGVPEAYANQGDGGRQPERSETAVRHFTIHHDGVTIPVSRGGRGRPLVLCPGLNSTQADLHELIGLLRSDHDVITFDLRGHGFASAADRYSFEAFRSDLAAVMAELERLDLPSAPVLVGYSLGADLALHHACEHPGSVAGLVLIDGANPVPEPFVTDADRAEFLALWEGLAIQHETLRGTERQVLLTAQETLDLNIEIDAVRSGILDLHRKVVGPVSMVMSMSMAGDSGGEHAPRLNRNWRAGVERLVRERPQTATFWLAADHGLVFTHAPEIAQIIRGAQGAAGQAACANPPRRGDRQDADHR; encoded by the coding sequence ATGACCACGAAGACCGGTGCGACCGAGGTCGCCGGAGTGCCCGAGGCGTACGCGAACCAAGGCGACGGCGGGAGGCAGCCCGAGAGGAGCGAGACGGCCGTGCGGCACTTCACGATCCACCACGACGGCGTCACGATCCCGGTGTCCCGCGGTGGCCGGGGACGACCGCTGGTCCTGTGCCCCGGGCTGAACTCGACACAGGCGGACCTGCACGAGCTGATCGGGCTGCTGCGGAGCGACCACGACGTCATCACCTTCGACCTGCGGGGTCACGGCTTCGCCTCGGCCGCCGACCGGTACTCGTTCGAGGCGTTCCGCAGCGACCTCGCCGCCGTGATGGCGGAGCTGGAACGCCTCGATCTGCCCTCGGCGCCGGTGCTCGTGGGTTACTCGCTGGGTGCGGACCTGGCCCTGCACCACGCCTGCGAGCACCCTGGGAGCGTCGCCGGGCTCGTCCTCATCGACGGCGCGAACCCGGTGCCCGAACCGTTCGTCACCGACGCCGACAGGGCGGAGTTCCTCGCGCTGTGGGAGGGCCTGGCGATACAGCACGAGACCCTGCGAGGCACGGAACGCCAGGTGCTGCTCACCGCGCAGGAGACCCTCGACCTCAACATCGAGATCGACGCGGTTCGGTCCGGAATCCTCGACCTGCACCGCAAGGTCGTCGGGCCCGTCAGCATGGTCATGTCGATGTCGATGGCCGGCGACAGCGGCGGCGAGCACGCCCCGCGGCTCAACCGGAACTGGCGGGCCGGCGTCGAACGGCTGGTCCGCGAGCGGCCGCAGACCGCCACGTTCTGGCTCGCCGCCGACCACGGGCTGGTCTTCACCCACGCCCCGGAGATCGCCCAGATCATCCGCGGGGCGCAGGGCGCAGCCGGGCAGGCGGCCTGCGCGAATCCACCCCGACGAGGAGACCGGCAGGATGCTGACCATCGGTGA
- a CDS encoding putative immunity protein codes for MTLRQGQPPGVPAPVRSAVVTGHEAVPELPERRPAGPLDEILPREGRARVGVPTWAAHRIEGLAAALRRNRGKVSTGRSAIPFHGMVADQNSTIELGMAELRAVAGYAAQCARPALAIFERSRPDDGRPRAAIDAAQAFADGARRSKAIRDSAWAANRAYQETRDAGQTAASDAARAAVAAASAAFLHPLAKATQVKHILGAAAHAARALELDAGDDPDVGIDHIERAAGLAAPVVVSVLARYPNAPGGGGRAGELLRRLDASLRRPPTGR; via the coding sequence TTGACCCTGCGTCAGGGTCAACCGCCGGGCGTCCCCGCCCCGGTGCGCAGCGCGGTCGTCACCGGGCACGAGGCCGTCCCGGAATTGCCGGAACGACGACCGGCCGGGCCGCTCGACGAGATTCTTCCCCGGGAAGGTCGCGCCCGCGTGGGCGTGCCGACCTGGGCCGCTCACCGCATTGAGGGTCTCGCCGCCGCGCTCCGGCGAAATCGCGGAAAAGTTTCAACCGGCCGTTCAGCGATACCGTTTCATGGCATGGTGGCTGACCAGAATTCCACGATCGAACTCGGCATGGCAGAGCTTCGCGCCGTCGCCGGATACGCGGCGCAGTGTGCGCGGCCCGCACTGGCGATCTTCGAACGCTCCCGTCCCGACGATGGGCGCCCGCGAGCGGCGATCGACGCCGCGCAGGCGTTCGCGGACGGAGCCAGACGGAGCAAGGCGATCCGTGACAGCGCGTGGGCGGCGAACCGGGCGTACCAGGAGACGCGCGACGCGGGCCAGACTGCGGCGAGCGACGCCGCCCGCGCGGCCGTCGCCGCCGCCAGCGCCGCATTCCTTCACCCGCTGGCGAAGGCCACCCAGGTCAAGCACATCCTCGGAGCGGCCGCTCACGCGGCCCGAGCCCTCGAACTCGACGCCGGCGACGACCCGGACGTCGGCATCGACCACATCGAGCGGGCCGCAGGGCTGGCCGCCCCCGTCGTGGTGAGCGTGCTGGCGCGTTACCCGAACGCCCCGGGCGGCGGCGGCCGTGCGGGAGAGTTGCTGCGGCGACTCGACGCGTCGCTGCGCCGACCGCCGACCGGCCGCTGA
- a CDS encoding ArsR/SmtB family transcription factor, which translates to MQGVGTARTAMPAVSPLAGEPIKRADAERLAGVLKAFADPARLRLLSLIQSAPEGEASVSDLTAPLGLSQPTVSHHLRILTEAGLLEREKRGVWAYYRLVPSTINAIADLLTPPRKRTTKRSR; encoded by the coding sequence ATGCAGGGCGTGGGAACTGCGAGGACTGCCATGCCTGCCGTCTCGCCGCTTGCCGGCGAGCCGATCAAACGTGCCGACGCCGAGCGACTGGCGGGAGTGCTGAAGGCGTTCGCCGATCCGGCCCGACTCCGGTTGCTCAGCCTGATCCAGTCCGCTCCGGAGGGCGAGGCGTCCGTCAGTGACCTCACCGCGCCGCTGGGCCTGTCCCAGCCGACCGTGAGTCATCACCTGCGGATCCTCACCGAGGCCGGCCTGCTGGAACGCGAGAAGCGCGGCGTCTGGGCCTACTACCGCCTGGTGCCGTCGACGATCAACGCGATCGCCGACCTGTTGACGCCACCCCGCAAGCGGACGACGAAGAGGTCGCGCTGA